ataatattatatacaatatataataattaatagaGAAAATTATCAGCAGATGAAAAGTTCATGAGcagttcaaaatgagctccacctcaaccaaccTCAactaaaatcctgcttttacgcgaatgcatgagtaataataatctcatcATAGAATATATGATAGTATAgcagtcacaggggacatttttctgcatttagtACTATTTGCTTTAAATACTACATttagtacatttctcagattACGTTtctaacattttcaatgcagacaGATTTCGTAAACagatttttacagtgtggtattagtacctTTACTTAAGTGAACAATCTGAATACTTCTCCCACAACTAGGTTCTTCTACTACAGTATCTTCTACTCTTAAATAATAtgctgtgtttctgtccagTTATTGTGCATTTGTCCACTTTTTTAATCCACTGCtctcttgtctgtctctctgctttctcACTACAGAAGCTGCAGGAGCAAGATGAGCGTGCGGAGCAGCTGAAGGGCCGCCTGCGCTGGgagcagagagagctgcagattCGGCTGGAGCAGCTGCAGAGAGGCACGGAGAGGATGAGGAACGACAGTCAGGGGTCGACCATGTCCTCCGAGCGCTCAGACTCTGACAGAGGTAGGTCTCTCGGGGGTGTGCAAGAGGAAAAGGGTCTCATCTCGGCACAGTCACAGTACATGCCTGGCCTTGCTTTACTGCTAAAAGTATGATCTCAGCTTTTGCTTCAGTAAGCACAACCTCATATTTTTTGATCCTGTCACATTCAAACCTTCCCAATTATGGTCTTAGTGTGAACCAGAAGTCCCAGCAGAGGCTATGGGGAAAAAAGACCCCTAATGATTTTAGTCGTTTGTTAATCATACGTTAGTGTAGTCTACTCATTATAGGAATTTATGATGTCTACATTTTACCAATGTTTCTTGATATTTTTTGAGTAGCAGTTACAGTTTGTCATGCATAATAGTGGAACGCACATCATACATTTGCCATACTGAGAAATATTATGAGGAAATATGTTCTTGTTCATATCATATTACAAACGAGTGAATTTTCTCATATTTCGTTCTGCTAATGGATTTGATCTTTGGTTGGTTACCTTGCAGAGGATGTGGAGGTTGACGTGGAGAGCATCGTGTTTGACTGCGTGGACTCTGACGGACTGAGCATAACACAAGCTGGCGCAGACCACTGTTACTCCAGCATGGACAAAGCCTGGCTATGACAGCGGCAGAAGAAAATCCCTACCGTCACTCATTGTAATGTTACTAGGAAGAggacaggaagaggagaaaacattccaaaaacaagcaaacgggagggagagggagaaagacgTTACTGTACAACTGAAcatacttttatatatttttttttttacaggagtAACTTGACATTCTCTTCTCAACATATGTCAGACTACAAGCTAAATGATAATGTTATGAATGAGCTGTGTCCATTTGCACTGAATAGCAGTTAAAATCACTGTGCTGGGATGgatgtaacatttatttttattttattttttgtcaacCATTAATGGCATTTCTTTCCAAAGCCATGAAGTGAGATTCAAAAAGTCCTATTTATTCATCTTTAAGGGCttttaaaaatccaaataaGGGCTTTTTATTCAAAACTCTTTAACTTATTTTGTACTTCAGTATGCCAATACTGAAGTCTGCCTTAAGTCGGTTTTGGTGTAGTATTCCATTCAGCTTTTCTTTAGCACTAAATTCGTATTTCCGTGATGTCACATGTAGCATGCACTTCAACATTAATCTGTGCTTTGTTTCGTATTGTCCTATTATGTACGTTCAGTcatgtattttggtctttttcttctgttgcaCAAAACGTCCACGCGTTGCACTTGTTTTATctcaaaaaaaaagattgtgggtacatcaaaatgaaaacagtcaACAGGAATGAACTGGTCATGTTTGCACATTCATATCTGGCAATGAAGTAACTGTGTGTTCGGTGTATTTTTACACAATTCGGTCTGTGATCAAGTGCGAGAATCATAACGCCTGAGTTAAAGTCCGACTGTGAGAGCATAAGGAAAGAGGTCCGATGACATTTACACTTTAATTCACGCCTCATAATAACTAATTTCTTAGTGTGCTTAATCACGACTGTACACTTCAGTGCTTGTGCATTTGTTGATATAAATGATAATTATTCATGCAACAAATTCACCAGTGAGGCAGGCAGTTTCTACTTGTAATGATACTTAAGTATGTATCGTATTCATTGTTATACATTTAATAACTGAAGGTGCTTTTTCCCTTGTATATGCAAGTTGCCTTATGACCTTTTAATATTATGTATGCATTAATCTGTCTCTCCACCCAGTCATATTATGTAGCATTTTTGTACTGGTTTAAGCTTTTTactgaataaatattttctatatttatgtgcAGCTTTTGATGATTTTACTGGAACTACTGATTAACAACAGTTCCCCatcttttttttgcttgtgaccCCTGTTTACCACTGGGACTTGTACAACCAAAGGATTCCCTTCTATTCTCCTTCTACTTTAATACTTTACAGGTTATGTAGTAATtggcaagaaaaaaaagcaagGATTACGGTCATTTAGCGACCCCTTGATGGTGTCCTGTGGCCCCAGCTGGGAACCAGCTCTCTGAACTATCAGAGATAACCACTTATTGTTCAAAGACATCACAGCATGATGGTTTCAAAGAAATGAATTTTATTGACAAGCTGATATTTGATACAGTAAGAGCACACAGTTGCATGGGTTGTGTCGTCAGACCTAAGCTGAATGTACAGTACAAGGTTTCATTTTTGCCTTTTAACAAGCATTTGCAACCAGATCTTAACACAATATCAAGAGTGCTAAATGTGTATTTCTATCAAGCTATGACTGCCAACAATATGGACAATTCTTCAGTCAATGAACTTCAACTTGAAGCAATCAATCTTAGTTGGATTATTAAGGTGTGGTCGGGTGAACTGAACTAAAAGATGACATAACTACAACGAAAAATGCAAGTAAAGTAAATCATACACGTGAATTTGCATTAATCAGATATTCCGTGGTGTGCTAATTTTTGCTTCTGGATAAGAAGCTGTTAATAACACAAATCTATTACAAATATGAAATACTTAAAGGAACAATGTAAAAAGCAAACGCTGAACGGTACAGAGGTTGAGCAAAGGTCTGAGGAACAGTATCAAGGCAGGCAAAGtgctattattattttatggcACACCCAGAGCCGCATTGAACCATTCCTTTCCAAGATCTCTATCTCTGGTGAATGCTAAGATTATCAAGTATCAAAGGTACGATATAGTCAGCGGGGCACAAACCGGGAAGCTGGAACAGGCTCTTGAACCCAGCTCAGGCCTTTTATGGTCCACCCACCATTTCAGTTGGATGCTTCCTCACAGAGGTGTCTACCCATGACCGGGATCTGTTTGTCTTACCCCAATTGAACCATTAAAAAGAGTGGGAGGTGGGGGTAAAGATAAACCTGTCCCAGTATCAGTGGAAAAAGAACCAGTGATCTATGTAGCTCATCACACATATTGTTTCTTCTGGGCGTGTGAGGCGAGGTCTTTGGCTTTCTCCTTAGCTGCCAGCGCTGTCTCTCTTGCTCGCTCTGTAGCAGTTTCTGCTAAGGTTCTCGATGGGGTTTCACCTACAAAAGGTCACAACACATTGGTTTTAATATGGGCAGAAATATTTACAGTTCGAGAAAACCTACGCCGTCCCTTTATAGTTCTGAATTCTGTAACCAACAGACACTTGCCAACATTTTAATTACTCATTTGAACCAACCTTCAGTTTGTCGGTGTGTGTCAGTGACAGGGGTTTCAAAATACCAAACAATTATATTTTGCTTATgtactttcttttgtttgtactCAACTGAAAATACTTTTTGGACACAAATTATACAGTTAAGATAATACTTGAATAGCTTCAGATTCTCAACTGTTTCTAAATTAATAACCTGTCTTCTAAGTAGGAGCTCCCAACCCTTTTCTGTCATACCCCCTTTGAAAGCTCTTAAAAAAGTTTACAGAAATCACCAGAGCTTTtacacacaaaagacaaaaaaggctCTCCTGTTATACTGACAGTGAGCTCAAGAGCAAGATGGGCTTCTTTATATTTTGGTTTTGACTGGTGTGCTTGCTCAATCAGCATCACCCAGTTCTTCCTTTGTTCCCTGTTAAAAATCTGTCCGTCTTGTACTTTATATCTGAACCTTATCAGCATAGCTAGCATCAGAGCATCTTTATGGTTCCTTTTTCATagcagatattttgacttgtcataccAAGAAAAGCACAGACGTTACAGATAAAAAGGATCAACGACGCCTTGGTTTCAGCAACTACTGCAATGCAATAATTATTGATGCTGTCATTATTGCTACATTACTTACCTTGCATTTTGGACAGCACATATTCAAAGCCCTTCATGGTCTTCGTAACACTGGTCTTGAACCTTGCAAGACCAAATTCCTGGAACAAGAATACAGAAAGTCAGccaagacagaaaataaaacacttcaGAGAATACTGTGTCAACAACCTACTGTAGAAGTCATATAATCACATATAGTAACATACGTTCTCACAGCTGAGGAACAAAAGACCACTCAGATTTCGCAATAAATCATTCAGTAGCCTAAGTCTTGGCAGACAGCTTCGCCTACTCAGCTGTTGCATCTTAACACTGCATATGTTGTTACCAACTACAGAATGAAAGGTAGGTGGGTGAATCTCCCTTTCGGACACCCCACACCACTTTCCCCTGGACTGTTATGTAATGTGGTGCTCCACTTTACTCTACTGACCTGAATAGCTCTAGTGAGCCCGTAGACATTGGAAGAGATCCAAGCTTCTCTTTTTATCTCTGTCCAGCTGCCATTCTCAGCGTTAATCCGGTACTCGCACCGTTCTTCCACGGACTGgggaagaaaggaaaagagaggaaagaaaacaaacaaaagcgacATGAGGCCATGTCATTATTACTTGTTACTGTTATTACTAGTAATTACTGGGCAATGCTGAGTGCCTGTGGAGACAAACATGGTGGTACCATGAGGCGAGCGTGGCTGATGTTCCATGTGAATGTGGTCATGGTCCTTTTCTGAGGGTCCACAATAGAGTCCTCAATGACGTATGCCGAGCTGGCCATGTGCTTTGGAAGGTACCGCTCCATCCAGCGGGGAGCTCGGCTAGTTTTGGTCAACAGACGTCTGGAAATGAGGCAGTTAGTTGGGGTAACCTCTCGGAAAATGATGTCCTCAGTCAAAACATGGTTACTGCAGGAAAGAAGGAGAAGCAGTGgatcaagacaaaacaaaacctctgcgtagggctgcaacttatcattatttttttattataaatacttctgtcaattattttcttcCTATTTAATATCAGTAAGTCTATACCGTGTTAGAAAATGGGGAAGAAACGCCCATTACACATACCCAAAACTGtaagtgacatcttcaaattgacTGTTTTGAACTTACAATGACATaaagaaaagcaacacattCACATATTAAAAACAGAGCAAGCAACTGTTTGGCACTTTAGCTTGATATCAGACTTTAGAATGAGCAATCGATTACCAAACTTGTTGGagatttactttactttactttctaTGTCATAAACAGTGAAGAATGCTCATCACAAAGTCCCATAGCCAAAGTTGACTCATTcaagttgcttgttttgtctgaccaacattccaaaacctaaagatatttaTTTACTATCATAGTCAATATCAAGTCCTGCATTCATACAAAAGTGCATTaaaatttacttaaagtattaaatgtaaaattacttATTAGGGGTGTTATATGTACTATTGGTTTCATATGCTATCAGCTAACCATATGTTTAGTGTGTAAAATCATAAGCTTGAGCAGAACTAGCTGTTAATAAAtgttgtggagtaaaaagtaccaTTCTTAATTTACCTCAAAACTGTATCTGAGAACACTGCTTGAGTAAATACCCTTaaattactttccaccactgtataATCTTCTTTGCATTCAAATGTTGAGACATAATCCACAAACTATTTGCAATGCCATTCGGATTAAGAAGTTCATGCATGGATCAGAGGGGAGGACTGGACCAGACCACCACGTACACTCATCGCCCTCACCTGTAAGGGTTGGGGTATCGTTGccagaaagcaacacaaacttGGTCCCAGGTGCTTTTGAGCAACCCTGCACAGCAGAAATACTTCACCATTGTTCCGTGCGTTTAGTCTGGCAATACCCTGTGGAGATACGGAACAAATAAAACGTGTTAGTTTGACAGCGTTGCGTTTGTGCCTTTAGCATGCAAATGATAGTGCAGGACGAGCCCTGCTGCTAatggtaaacatggtaaacactGAATCCAGAGGGTAGTTAACTTACACACCAGCAGTTTCGATAAATGATAGGATTTACGTTTGTTTAACCTATACATCTAGATTAGGTCATAGCCGGCAACAGAGACACTTAACCGAACTTTGCAGCTCAACTGTTACATGACAGCTCAAATCATATTACCTCCCAAGGCAATGTATCTAACATTATGAGACTGACACATATTTGATATGGCTATCTAACAGCAGCACGTTTGTCACGTCCGCACTCCTTAGCTTACTCGTTAGCATTAGTTAGCCTAGCATGAAGCAAAACCATGAATGACAGGCACCGCATGGCCCGGAAATCTCTTTGAACCGACATTCAATACGCAGATTGTGGAGTTAATTTGAAAGGCAAAGACGGTTACCTGTATGGCGACAACATTCAAAAGATAAGTATTTGCATTTTAGACTCCTGTCGGGATGAACATCGCCGTGCAGCCACCTACAAGTCATGTCAAACGTGACTCTCACTGGAGGAAAGGGCAACCACTCACGACATATCCGGTAGCGGGTGCAAATGCGATGTGCACTCTGAACACTAGAGGGCAGCAAGTTACTGTGCAAAAAACGCAATACAGTATTTTTTCTGGGTCTAATGTCgtgtaatattgtgaaaaacatCTGAAAGTGGCATCTGCAAGGAGCCTTGAAAAGTGCACCGTGCAGAAAACCTGACCTAATCTGACCTTGTCTTGCTACTTTTTTGGGGATCCCCTTTAGCAGACTATAGTGGAGGACTGATGGATAATCCATTCCGCATACTAAAATCCTCCTAGAAAACATTTCAAGTCTGcaacaaaatgttcacacaTTAGCTCTAATGCCAGCGAGTCTAATGCCATGGGTCTAAACtcagtgtctgtctgctggTAGTCCTGAGAAAGGCTTAGAGTTTCTATAATAATCTACAGCACATAAAGGAATACAGGCTTAGCCATGAAATCAGTAATGTGGGTGTCAAGAACCAGTAATACAAATGCAATACACATTTCCTCTGCTGTAAAATGAATCACACTGCGTAGGCCACATGTTCAATAAATGCTTTATTGGATGTTATTTGGACCCACTggctattttttgtttttcaaaacgGAGTCTTAACGTTTATGTGTAGAACTTTGATTAACCTCAATTTTATAGAAACATAAAAATTCTTTGCTTCTCTTTTCCCTCTATGTAGACTGTCTTCCCATCTATAGATGGGTTTTTACAGCTGTCAGGCAGAGAGTTAAAGTTTAGCTTTCCTCTAATACTCAAAGTATGGAGGGTACATGCATCATGGCACAGACTACTATCCCCAAAGGTTTTGAGAAGTATGGAAGTATGAAATATGGAGTCAGTGttcaatacattttgtaaaatgccACTACTTTCAGTTTTACTGTGCACCCAAACAAAATCTGACAGACATTTTACCTTACTTCAGTCCATTTATGCAGGCCTTATCCAAGCCAAGGTCTGTTTATTTGACGTTTAGGATGCACAACATATCATTTCTCCTGTTGGTCAAATCACCTCTGGCAGTTGTATACATTGGGGactcaaaatgtgttcccagaGGCCTTATGGTTGATTAATGTTCCTGTGTTCATAAAAGACCACTAACAAAGGACACTTTAGGAGTTGAGTGTAGAATTGTATGTTTTGACTTCTTCCAAATTCCTTTTGGGGGTTACATACATATCATTACATACGTTCATCTACATATCCTCAAAGGAGCTGCCCACATTCTGTGATAAAGATATTCAGAACTTCTTGCTCTTACTTCACACAGTTCAGGGGGTTTCATTacaattcttttaaaaacaaaatatgtagTGCTCTTGTGCCTCTATGTAGACTGTCCTCCGATCTATAGATGGATTTTCCAGCAGTCAGGTTCAGGGAGTGAAATTTATCTTTCCTGTCCTGGCACGGCCTACTACTCCCAAAGATTTAGATTGTTTACATATGGTGTCAGCGTTCgatacattttgtaaaagatGCCACTGCTTTTAAAGGTCCATCTAATCAGGAACAGCTGGTTGCCAGGTGAACACTCTTAACTTCCTGGTTGGACAGAAAATCTCCTCCTCTGGACTCCTTGGACGAAAATTGAATGTTATTCTGCGAGAATATTggaattaatccaaaacacagcaTTTGGACTAATTAAGTGAAAATCATCCCAACAGCGAGCAAATCTCAAAACAAGTGTGAAAAATTCATCTTCCTTCACAGTCACAATAATCACCATCTTCCCTCCAGTTAGTATGAACACATAAATAGCTTCAGATAGGCGATGTAGGGCACAATTAATTGGACATTACTTACCAACAAAAGTTCTGCATTTACAGGAAACACATTATACATTGTAACGAGTTCATTAACACCCTAGTAAACATCTTAAACACATATTTGAATAGGTTTGACAAACGTATTTTCACTAGTATCATTCACAAAGGAAAGCAGAGCTTTACATAAAGCAATAAGCATGCAAAGCTTCAAGCTCTCTTCAGTGACATAGATACTCAAGCTCAGAGCATTCAAGTCAAAAGGCTACTTTTGAACCACAAGCACCACAAACCAGAGGTGTGTTCAGGCTTTTTATACTGTGTTACTCTCATACAGCAGTCGGAGGGTGTCCGCCATTACGGCCATTCAGAGTCAGCCCTCTTATGGAGCGTGTCCTGAACGAGCCCTCAGGGTGGAAGGAATCTGGCTTATCCTCACAACGGAAGACCATGAGGAAGCCATTCCTGTAGTTTTTATTCATCCACCCATACAGGAGAGGGTTGGTAAAAGTTGAACACATAGCTATGATGTGAAACACTGTATATATCAGTTTGTACTCCTTAAACCTGAGCACCAGGTCCAGATCACTGGCCAGCTGAAACACATGGAACGGCAGCCAGCAGGTAgcaaacaccaccaccaccagcgccAACATCTTGGTGGTCTTTTTGCGGCGGTTGATGCTATCATTACGGCTGGACGGGCTGATATGATTCTTCAGTTTGACCCAGATGCAGATGTAAGCATAGCTGATGATGGCTAAAGGAATTATGTACTGTAGGAGCAGCATTGAGAGGCTGTAGATGACTCCGTCCCTGCTAGTCCCGTGGGGCCACTTCTCAGAGCAGACAGCCATACGCAGGTTGATGGAAGGGATCTCTTCATGGCGGTACTCTCTGAAGATGGCCAGGGGTGCTGCCAGGACAGCAGACATAGTCCAGGTGAATGCCATGATGAGGAAGCTGGAGTGCCATGTGAGGCGCCGACCAAGGTGGAAGACGATGCAGCGGTAACGCTCCAGAGCGATGACAGTCAGGGTCAGGATGGATACATGCACACTCAGGGCCTGGGCGAAAGGCACCATGTGGCACAACACAGACCCAAACTTCCACTCATCCAGCAGAGTGTAAACCAGAGTGAAGGGCAAACAGAGAGCGTTTACCAGGAGGTCTGCCAGGGCCAGGTTGGCTATGAAGAAGTTGGTCACTGTTCTCATGTTTCTGTAGCGAATAATCATGTAGATGACAAGAGCATTCCCCAGCAGCCCCAGTAGAATGATTAGGGAATAAGCTGTGATCAGTGTGATTTGGACTCCAAGGTGCTTGGTGATGTCAGTGTGGAAACCCGGTGGGTATAAACCCATGCTGTCGTTAAGTAGAATCCAGGGATCAGTTTCACCAGCCTCCTCTTCGCTTGTGCTGTTGGAGGTGTCTGGTGGGCTCATTTTATCGGAAGATGCCAGATAACGGCTGTGCCTCCACctgaggagagaaaacacacaaaataaaattcttTTCTGATGCTAGCCAGGCAGAATTGGATTCAAATATACTTGAGCTTGAggtgttttattcatttatttcccACTTGTCTCTCCAATTTAGAATTCCCAACACCCCTGATCTGCATTTCCTGTCACTGCCAACTCCACTGTGGTACATGGTGTCACTTGTCTTCACCAGGAGGGTGTACTGTGTGCCTCCTTACATATCCCCCTCTATAGAGGTGTCCCAAACACCCAATATGAGTTCTGATGCAGGGACAAGAACGTGATCCTTCACCCACCAAAGACTGCCACTTGTCTTCTCTTGAAGGCCTGTCTAAGTCAGAGGTAACGCTGCTGGGAATTGAATCCTGGGTGTCTTTGGCGGTGGGTTAGTATTTTGACCTGCTGgtgcattctctctctctcaaaatgCTGTATACATACCTTATGTCATTCAAAGAAATTAACGTTTGACATTCCTTCCTTCCCCCGCGTGTTTAGATAGACATTATTAATAGTGTacttgaaaatgtaatttattctcAGAGTCTTCTGCCTTCTCGACAAAGAATGCTCTGCGAGAGCTTTGGCTAAATCCAGCTTCTAATTAAATCTGACAACAGAACTGATACTCAACTATTTCATTATTCTCTTTAAATCACCTGGAAAGGGTAGTTTCCATTGCATTTTAATTGTCATACTGTTATTAAAGCCATTTAGTATTTAACTTGACATAAATGAAATAGTGCAATTTAGAAGATGCATGGAGCCCAATCATTAGAATTTCCCAAAATTGCATTGAGAAAGTGGATGTTCTGAAAAGCTAAGAAGATGAAACCCACATTTCAGTACCAGATGATAATCAATAGAAAATTACCTTGTTCCAAATGCTCCCAAAAATACCAGACCATATTGCTTCCTACAGCTGTTGAACATATCCTTGCACATATAGCCCATAGGTGCAAGTCTTTGTTTGGTAAAAGCCTGCAGTTTTTCCAAGGGACACAACACCTGTCCCATTATAAAGGCTAAAGGAAATGATGGAGGAAGCAATGTGATCGGTAGGAGTCAGCCAGTTCAAAGCCACATCATTAGAGCCGCAGACTGCATTCATACACAGTCTGCATTCATACACAGTCTGCATCTCATAAAGGGAATAGTGTGGTATGCCTAATTTCTGCCAATAGTATCAGTGCAGACCATGCTGTACATCtgtatttcagttttaaaaatccTCTCTTTTTAGTACGCTGTCTGTAGTTCATTATCTTGCTATTTCTACCAATTTACCTGTAAGAGGCTGAGAGCTCCTGCTGAATGCAGAAAGAACATTTTGTCATGGCATGTATAAAAACTACTGTCAATGTTTGACTCTTAAATAAGTGCTAAGTCTCTGCATCCTCATTAAGCAGATCCATGCTAATTACATTAAGTGACATTAGACTCAGCCAGAGGCTTTCACCAAACCCACAATACTCTGATTTTTAAAGGATTTCATTTTGAAGTGTTAAAAACTGGATACTTTAGTAGTTTTTGTGTACTTACAGGCCTGAATTGattttgcacatttgtgtgGCTAAGACTCAAATCCTAGTTTCCTTTATGGAATTACTGAGACAAATGGGACACCATTTAGTGAGAGGTCATCTCTTTGGTGACAAACACTCTGGTTGCTCTGGGGATCTTGTAGCCTATTTGACAGACCAAAGCACAGACTATAGTTTACT
This portion of the Micropterus dolomieu isolate WLL.071019.BEF.003 ecotype Adirondacks linkage group LG19, ASM2129224v1, whole genome shotgun sequence genome encodes:
- the prelid1a gene encoding PRELI domain containing 1a yields the protein MVKYFCCAGLLKSTWDQVCVAFWQRYPNPYSNHVLTEDIIFREVTPTNCLISRRLLTKTSRAPRWMERYLPKHMASSAYVIEDSIVDPQKRTMTTFTWNISHARLMSVEERCEYRINAENGSWTEIKREAWISSNVYGLTRAIQEFGLARFKTSVTKTMKGFEYVLSKMQGETPSRTLAETATERARETALAAKEKAKDLASHAQKKQYV
- the npy7r gene encoding neuropeptide Y receptor Y7, with the protein product MSPPDTSNSTSEEEAGETDPWILLNDSMGLYPPGFHTDITKHLGVQITLITAYSLIILLGLLGNALVIYMIIRYRNMRTVTNFFIANLALADLLVNALCLPFTLVYTLLDEWKFGSVLCHMVPFAQALSVHVSILTLTVIALERYRCIVFHLGRRLTWHSSFLIMAFTWTMSAVLAAPLAIFREYRHEEIPSINLRMAVCSEKWPHGTSRDGVIYSLSMLLLQYIIPLAIISYAYICIWVKLKNHISPSSRNDSINRRKKTTKMLALVVVVFATCWLPFHVFQLASDLDLVLRFKEYKLIYTVFHIIAMCSTFTNPLLYGWMNKNYRNGFLMVFRCEDKPDSFHPEGSFRTRSIRGLTLNGRNGGHPPTAV